The Candidatus Limnocylindrales bacterium genome includes a window with the following:
- a CDS encoding glycosyltransferase family 2 protein has product MASDNEFTVSVLIPCYNELHTVENVIARVRAVPVKSEIILVDDCSKDGTRDLLKKIAADDPSLKVYFHEINRGKGAAIRTALAAATGDVVVVQDADMEYDPMEYPVLLEPILQGVADVVYGSRFLGGPHRVLFFWHQLGNQFLTLLSNVMTNLNLTDMETGYKVFRREVVQRMRLTTDRFGFEPEVTARVAQMRCRIFEVPISYWGRDYDAGKKITWRDGVAAFWFIFKFNVLDRMPATERVPPSEAHWVRLAGDRTPRTRS; this is encoded by the coding sequence ATGGCAAGCGACAACGAGTTCACCGTATCGGTGCTGATACCCTGCTACAACGAGCTCCACACCGTGGAGAACGTGATCGCGCGAGTTCGCGCCGTTCCCGTCAAAAGCGAGATCATCCTCGTTGACGACTGCTCGAAGGATGGCACGCGCGACCTGCTGAAGAAGATCGCGGCCGACGACCCGTCGCTCAAGGTCTATTTCCACGAGATCAACCGCGGAAAGGGTGCGGCGATCCGGACGGCGCTCGCGGCTGCGACCGGCGACGTCGTCGTCGTGCAGGACGCCGACATGGAATACGACCCCATGGAGTACCCGGTCCTGCTCGAGCCGATTCTCCAAGGCGTGGCCGACGTCGTCTACGGCTCGCGCTTTCTCGGCGGCCCGCACCGCGTGCTGTTCTTCTGGCACCAGCTCGGCAACCAGTTCCTGACGCTGCTGTCCAACGTGATGACCAACCTGAACCTCACGGACATGGAAACCGGCTACAAGGTTTTTCGCCGCGAGGTTGTCCAGCGCATGCGCCTGACCACCGATCGCTTCGGCTTCGAGCCCGAGGTCACGGCGCGTGTTGCGCAGATGCGATGCAGGATCTTCGAAGTTCCGATCTCGTACTGGGGCCGCGACTACGACGCCGGCAAGAAGATCACGTGGCGCGACGGCGTCGCCGCATTCTGGTTCATCTTCAAGTTCAACGTGCTCGATCGCATGCCGGCGACCGAGCGGGTTCCTCCGTCCGAAGCGCACTGGGTAAGGCTCGCGGGCGACCGGACGCCGAGGACACGCTCCTGA
- a CDS encoding DUF1566 domain-containing protein has protein sequence MKLSSRIIAISVFGLAAIDAAAAVPPDAKCESGQLKAVASYASCRLKADATSILKNLPPDFTKCSEKILSKFANLEDPAGVCNSEGDVNQIITLSDDYEATVAFILSGSTTTTTTTTTTLGPTGECGDGAIDAGEDCDIGNLGGATCASEGFFNGTLACGPGCTFVTTGCHATRFEDTGTTILDHQTELEWEKKGNSDATANLADPHDVDNTYTWAASGSVMSGTLYTDFLLKLNGVTTGSPSFSTSGCYASHCDWRVPTIDELKTITILSPGCGAAPCVQDALFLPNRSGFYWSNSSVTSPTTGAYVITFNTGAPASDLKTTSKFVRAVRSTN, from the coding sequence ATGAAGCTTTCATCGAGAATTATCGCGATTTCCGTGTTCGGTCTTGCCGCCATCGACGCCGCCGCTGCGGTCCCCCCCGATGCGAAATGCGAATCCGGCCAGCTCAAGGCGGTTGCTTCGTATGCTTCGTGCCGTCTCAAGGCGGATGCGACCAGTATTCTGAAAAACCTGCCGCCGGACTTTACGAAGTGTTCAGAGAAGATACTGAGCAAGTTCGCCAATCTCGAGGATCCGGCGGGTGTGTGTAACAGCGAGGGGGATGTGAATCAGATCATCACCCTCAGCGACGACTACGAGGCCACCGTCGCATTCATTCTTTCCGGTTCGACGACGACCACCACGACGACCACCACCACGCTGGGACCTACCGGCGAATGCGGTGATGGCGCGATCGACGCCGGCGAGGACTGCGATATCGGAAATCTCGGCGGCGCGACGTGCGCGTCCGAAGGATTCTTCAACGGCACGCTGGCATGCGGCCCGGGCTGCACGTTCGTGACGACCGGCTGCCATGCGACCCGATTCGAGGATACGGGCACCACGATCCTCGATCACCAGACCGAGCTCGAGTGGGAAAAGAAGGGGAACTCCGACGCTACGGCGAACCTCGCCGACCCGCACGACGTCGACAATACGTACACATGGGCCGCCAGCGGCAGCGTGATGTCCGGAACGCTCTACACGGACTTCCTGCTCAAGCTCAACGGCGTTACCACCGGCTCGCCATCGTTCTCGACCTCGGGCTGCTACGCCAGTCATTGCGACTGGCGTGTTCCGACCATCGACGAGCTCAAGACGATCACGATCCTGTCGCCGGGATGCGGAGCGGCGCCGTGCGTTCAGGACGCACTCTTCCTGCCCAACCGCTCGGGCTTTTACTGGTCGAACTCGTCGGTAACGTCACCGACCACCGGTGCGTACGTCATTACGTTCAACACCGGTGCTCCGG
- a CDS encoding NAD-dependent epimerase/dehydratase family protein has translation MVTGGAGFIGSHIVAELVRRGEAVRVFDNFATGLESNLAPHAGRIEIVRGDLRDGDAVAGATRGVTYVLHLGALGSVPRSVEDPKTSNDVNINGTLNVLVAARDAGVQRVVFSSSSSVYGANTEIPKRVGMATDPVSPYAVTKQAAESYTRVFWRVYGLETVALRYFNVFGENQRPDSAYAAVIPKFMRWAMRGEALEIHGDGLQSRDFTYVDNVVSANLLAATVDGVAGEVFNIACGGSYTLIEIVEALERALGRPLERRHLESRAGDVKKSLADIGPAIDRLGYRVLVDFDSGLSRTWDSFRQRHAA, from the coding sequence CTGGTCACCGGCGGCGCCGGTTTCATCGGCTCGCACATCGTCGCCGAGCTCGTCCGCCGCGGCGAAGCGGTGCGCGTGTTCGACAATTTTGCGACCGGTCTCGAGAGCAACCTGGCTCCGCATGCCGGCCGCATCGAGATCGTGCGCGGCGACCTGCGCGACGGCGACGCGGTCGCCGGTGCGACCAGGGGTGTGACGTACGTGCTGCATCTCGGTGCGCTCGGCTCGGTGCCGCGCTCGGTCGAAGACCCGAAGACCAGCAACGACGTCAACATCAACGGCACGCTCAACGTCCTCGTGGCCGCGCGCGACGCCGGCGTGCAGCGGGTGGTCTTTTCTTCGTCATCGTCGGTCTACGGAGCCAACACGGAGATTCCGAAGCGCGTGGGCATGGCGACCGATCCCGTCTCGCCGTACGCCGTCACCAAGCAGGCGGCCGAAAGCTATACGCGTGTGTTCTGGCGGGTGTACGGGCTGGAGACGGTGGCGCTGCGTTATTTCAACGTGTTCGGCGAGAACCAGCGGCCGGATTCTGCATATGCCGCGGTGATCCCGAAATTCATGCGCTGGGCGATGCGCGGCGAAGCGCTCGAGATTCACGGCGACGGGCTCCAGTCGCGCGATTTCACCTACGTGGACAACGTCGTCTCGGCGAACCTGCTGGCCGCAACCGTGGATGGAGTGGCGGGCGAGGTCTTCAACATCGCCTGTGGTGGAAGTTACACCCTGATCGAGATCGTCGAAGCGCTCGAGCGCGCGCTCGGACGGCCGCTCGAGCGCCGCCACCTCGAGTCCCGCGCCGGCGATGTCAAAAAGAGCCTGGCCGATATCGGACCGGCAATCGACCGTCTCGGGTACCGCGTGCTGGTCGATTTCGACAGTGGCCTCTCCCGCACATGGGACAGTTTCCGCCAGCGTCATGCAGCCTGA